In the Prosthecobacter dejongeii genome, one interval contains:
- a CDS encoding DNA gyrase/topoisomerase IV subunit A, which produces MAKKSTKTEDTSPILADSAPIEIKPVDDLYGDWFLDYASYVILERAVPHINDGFKPVQRRILHSMDELEDGRYNKVANVVGNTMKYHPHGDASIGDAMVQIGQKDLLIDMQGNWGNILTGDNAAAPRYIEARLSKFALDVVFSPKVTNWAASYDGRNKEPVTLPVKFPMLLAQGVEGIAVGLSCRILPHNFIELCDASVAALRGEEVYLVPDFIQGGIMDASDYNGGLRGGRIRVRAKIEEGQKKNTLRITEIPFGTTTGGVMDSIVAANDKGKIKIARVDDNTAEFVEIVVQLPVGTDVETTIQALYAFTDCEVSIAPNAVVIQNDKPRFANVNELLKESAEHTKKILGEELQIQLNELEEKWHFSSLEKIFIENRIYRKIEEAETWEAVMAAIWKGLKPHLSILKRPVTDDDVARLTEIKIKRISKFNSFEADEHIRSLEKDIDSVQKNLKQLTRFAIAHFERLKKTYGAGRERRTVVSSFDRVAAAQVIIANETFYLDAKEGFAGTGLKKEGEPLCKCSPLDDIIWFTKEGTMTVAKMAPKIHVGKNLEYINLFKKDEEAVYTLIYRDGKNGPVLAKRFRIGGITRDKTYSLAKGNPGTKVLFFARHENEADSDAQNLLVHLKPALYLRTLSLKFPVAALAIKGRDSQGNIVTKHAVDRVVNERKASTGESA; this is translated from the coding sequence GTGGCCAAGAAATCTACCAAGACCGAAGACACCTCCCCCATCCTGGCGGACAGCGCTCCCATCGAGATCAAACCGGTGGATGATCTCTACGGGGACTGGTTTCTGGACTATGCCAGTTACGTGATTTTGGAGCGTGCCGTGCCCCACATCAACGATGGCTTTAAGCCTGTGCAACGCCGCATCTTGCACAGCATGGATGAGCTGGAAGATGGCCGCTACAACAAGGTGGCCAACGTGGTGGGCAACACCATGAAGTATCACCCCCACGGCGATGCCAGCATCGGGGATGCGATGGTGCAGATCGGCCAGAAGGACCTTCTGATTGATATGCAGGGGAACTGGGGGAACATCCTCACGGGAGATAATGCGGCGGCACCTCGATACATCGAAGCCCGCCTGTCCAAGTTCGCTCTGGATGTGGTCTTCAGCCCCAAAGTCACGAACTGGGCCGCCAGTTACGATGGACGTAACAAAGAGCCTGTCACTCTGCCAGTGAAGTTCCCCATGCTGCTTGCGCAGGGGGTCGAAGGCATCGCTGTGGGTCTGAGCTGCCGCATTTTGCCACACAATTTCATTGAGCTCTGCGATGCCAGCGTGGCTGCACTGCGCGGCGAAGAGGTCTATCTGGTACCGGACTTTATCCAGGGCGGCATCATGGATGCCAGTGACTACAATGGCGGGCTGCGAGGCGGGCGCATTCGCGTGCGGGCCAAGATCGAAGAAGGCCAGAAAAAGAACACGCTGCGCATCACGGAGATCCCCTTTGGCACCACCACAGGCGGGGTGATGGACTCCATCGTCGCTGCTAACGACAAGGGCAAAATCAAGATCGCCCGAGTGGATGACAACACGGCGGAGTTTGTCGAAATCGTGGTCCAACTACCCGTGGGAACCGATGTGGAGACGACTATCCAGGCGTTGTATGCTTTCACGGATTGTGAGGTCTCCATCGCACCGAATGCCGTGGTGATCCAGAATGACAAACCACGTTTTGCCAATGTGAACGAACTCCTCAAGGAGAGTGCCGAACACACCAAAAAGATCCTTGGAGAGGAGTTGCAGATCCAGCTCAATGAACTGGAAGAAAAATGGCATTTCAGCTCCCTGGAAAAGATTTTTATCGAGAACCGAATTTACCGAAAAATCGAAGAAGCTGAGACCTGGGAAGCGGTGATGGCCGCCATCTGGAAAGGCCTGAAGCCCCATCTCAGCATCCTCAAACGCCCGGTCACTGACGACGATGTGGCGCGACTGACGGAGATCAAAATCAAACGCATCTCCAAGTTCAACAGCTTCGAAGCGGATGAACACATCCGTAGCCTGGAGAAAGACATTGATAGCGTGCAGAAAAATCTGAAACAGCTCACCCGCTTCGCTATTGCCCACTTTGAGCGTTTGAAAAAAACCTATGGAGCAGGCCGTGAACGCCGCACTGTGGTGAGCAGCTTTGACCGTGTTGCAGCGGCCCAGGTCATCATTGCCAATGAGACTTTCTATCTGGATGCGAAGGAAGGCTTTGCTGGCACCGGATTGAAAAAGGAGGGTGAGCCTTTGTGCAAATGCTCACCTCTGGATGACATCATTTGGTTCACCAAAGAAGGCACGATGACGGTCGCTAAAATGGCACCGAAGATCCACGTGGGGAAAAACCTGGAATACATCAACCTTTTCAAGAAAGACGAAGAGGCCGTTTATACCCTGATCTATCGCGATGGCAAAAACGGCCCGGTTTTGGCCAAACGCTTCCGCATTGGCGGCATCACCCGAGACAAGACCTACTCCCTGGCTAAGGGCAATCCGGGCACCAAAGTGCTGTTTTTTGCCCGTCATGAAAACGAGGCCGATAGCGATGCGCAGAACCTTCTTGTGCATCTTAAGCCAGCCCTCTATCTGCGCACCCTTTCACTCAAATTCCCTGTTGCTGCCCTGGCCATCAAGGGGCGTGACTCTCAGGGTAACATCGTCACTAAACATGCCGTGGACCGGGTGGTGAACGAACGCAAAGCAAGTACGGGAGAAAGTGCCTGA
- the mutM gene encoding bifunctional DNA-formamidopyrimidine glycosylase/DNA-(apurinic or apyrimidinic site) lyase: protein MPELPEVETTLRGVSPYLVGRVVREVIVRDPRLRWPVPAIVHELEGQCITSGIRRGKYLLFGSPKGTLLLHLGMSGSLRVTDPATPWRKHDHFALTTDRGMQIRLHDPRRFGAALFIEGESGEHPLLAELGPEPLSADFTAAYLKSQCLGRSAPIKAVIMDSHAVVGVGNIYACEALFMAGISPQKAAGKVTLPRLAKLVAAIQGVLAASIEMGGTTLRDFLNEKGEPGYFKQTLRVYDREGDACHQCSSVIKRVVMSNRSTFYCPTCQQ, encoded by the coding sequence ATGCCTGAGCTTCCTGAAGTCGAAACCACCCTGCGTGGGGTCTCTCCTTACCTTGTCGGTCGAGTCGTCCGTGAGGTGATCGTGCGTGATCCGCGCCTGCGATGGCCTGTGCCGGCGATCGTTCATGAACTGGAAGGGCAATGTATCACGTCGGGCATACGCCGGGGAAAGTATCTACTCTTTGGCTCACCTAAAGGGACCTTGCTGCTGCATCTGGGCATGTCAGGAAGCCTGCGAGTGACCGACCCTGCGACACCGTGGCGAAAGCATGATCACTTTGCGCTAACGACAGATCGCGGTATGCAGATTCGCTTGCATGATCCTCGTCGTTTCGGGGCGGCCTTATTCATCGAAGGCGAGTCAGGGGAGCACCCGCTCTTGGCAGAGCTGGGGCCAGAGCCACTTTCTGCAGACTTCACCGCTGCTTATCTCAAAAGCCAGTGTCTAGGGCGGAGTGCGCCCATCAAAGCGGTCATTATGGATAGCCACGCCGTGGTGGGAGTGGGCAATATCTATGCCTGTGAGGCTCTCTTTATGGCGGGTATCTCACCACAAAAAGCGGCGGGAAAAGTGACCTTGCCGCGTTTGGCCAAGCTCGTAGCGGCGATCCAGGGAGTCCTGGCTGCTTCGATTGAAATGGGCGGCACCACTTTGCGCGATTTTCTCAATGAAAAGGGAGAGCCGGGTTACTTTAAGCAGACCCTCCGTGTGTATGATCGGGAAGGGGATGCCTGTCACCAATGCAGCAGCGTGATCAAACGCGTGGTGATGAGTAACCGTTCCACTTTCTACTGCCCCACCTGTCAACAGTAA
- a CDS encoding immunoglobulin domain-containing family protein, whose product MKLCLRIKSSLWGETANFTAAVAGGDLGVAYQWAFNGKPISGAIYPTLSVTGVNADQAGTYTVTASKPPLKASASAMLNLKQPGVLIYKLTGTGQTYSGNENMRMGVAGYLLVERTATESDLAAMILVTQAGKLKHFSVQYLNEFRADSTGSGPGATTVFSSLVEGHPAADRSLRWFQGANSLIPLRKGLESILAPRTLTGQCDHMEPSLAGPGHGVQLDRIAFKGVLDIPFTADAHQSSEALARTVERVKILLQLQGAISSETAPE is encoded by the coding sequence TTGAAACTTTGCCTCAGAATCAAATCGTCCCTCTGGGGGGAAACTGCTAACTTCACCGCAGCCGTCGCGGGTGGGGATCTGGGAGTGGCCTATCAATGGGCATTCAATGGCAAACCCATCAGTGGGGCCATCTATCCTACCTTATCCGTGACTGGGGTGAATGCCGATCAAGCAGGCACCTACACCGTGACGGCGAGCAAGCCACCGCTCAAAGCTTCGGCATCCGCAATGTTAAACCTAAAGCAGCCGGGAGTGCTCATCTATAAACTGACCGGAACGGGCCAGACCTATTCTGGCAACGAGAATATGCGAATGGGCGTCGCGGGCTATTTATTGGTCGAAAGGACGGCTACTGAGTCAGACCTAGCCGCCATGATTTTAGTCACCCAGGCGGGGAAGCTGAAGCATTTCAGTGTGCAGTATCTTAATGAATTTCGAGCGGATTCCACCGGATCAGGACCTGGAGCGACGACGGTTTTTAGCAGTTTGGTGGAGGGGCACCCAGCAGCGGATCGGTCACTGCGTTGGTTTCAAGGAGCGAACAGTTTGATACCTCTGCGAAAAGGGCTTGAGAGCATCTTGGCTCCTCGAACTCTAACAGGACAGTGTGACCACATGGAGCCCTCTTTGGCGGGACCGGGCCATGGTGTGCAGTTGGATCGAATCGCCTTCAAAGGAGTCCTGGATATTCCCTTCACGGCAGATGCGCATCAGAGCTCCGAAGCACTGGCGCGAACGGTGGAGCGAGTCAAAATATTGCTTCAATTGCAAGGGGCCATTTCATCGGAAACGGCTCCGGAATAA
- a CDS encoding zinc-binding alcohol dehydrogenase family protein: MRALQLAQSRTLRWIDLPEPAAPGPGEALVAIRTIGICGTDLSGYLGKMPFIEYPRILGHELGVEVLAVGPDVHTLKIGDRCSVEPYLNCGHCHACRQGRTNCCETLTVLGVHCDGGMRERMVLPAHKLHVSETLDFEQLALVETLAIGCHAVNRAAILPEDDVLIIGAGPIGLTVLEFARLVSSRLTVLELSASRRAFVRQHYPGITVVETLPDEPAAQVVFDATGNATSMARALSLARFTGRIVYVGITKDPIPLDDPLLHRRELTLLASRNAHASDFPRILSLIQQGHIHTQSWLTHRADWNDLPALMETLTTPGTESVKAIARIPCS; encoded by the coding sequence ATGCGCGCGCTCCAGCTTGCTCAATCTCGGACTCTTCGATGGATAGACCTTCCTGAACCAGCAGCTCCAGGTCCAGGAGAAGCACTCGTGGCCATTCGGACCATCGGCATCTGCGGCACAGATCTCAGCGGTTATTTGGGCAAGATGCCTTTCATTGAATATCCTCGCATTCTGGGTCATGAGCTGGGCGTGGAAGTTCTTGCCGTAGGGCCAGATGTACACACTTTAAAAATCGGAGATCGTTGCTCCGTCGAGCCTTACCTAAACTGCGGCCACTGCCATGCTTGTCGTCAGGGCCGAACCAATTGTTGCGAAACTCTCACCGTCCTGGGGGTGCATTGTGATGGCGGCATGCGGGAAAGGATGGTATTGCCTGCTCACAAATTGCACGTGAGTGAGACGCTAGACTTTGAACAATTAGCCTTGGTAGAAACATTGGCCATCGGCTGCCATGCAGTGAACCGCGCAGCCATCTTGCCTGAGGATGATGTGCTGATCATTGGTGCAGGCCCGATTGGCCTCACGGTGTTGGAGTTTGCCCGTCTGGTAAGTTCACGCCTCACGGTGCTGGAGCTTAGCGCCAGCCGTCGGGCTTTTGTGAGACAGCATTATCCAGGAATAACGGTGGTGGAAACACTGCCAGATGAACCCGCCGCACAGGTGGTGTTCGATGCCACGGGCAATGCCACATCCATGGCACGGGCGCTCAGCCTCGCACGTTTTACCGGACGCATCGTGTATGTGGGCATCACCAAAGATCCCATTCCTTTGGATGATCCTTTGCTGCATCGGCGGGAGCTCACGCTTCTGGCCAGTCGAAATGCTCACGCGAGCGATTTCCCCCGCATCCTGTCCCTCATTCAACAAGGACACATCCATACCCAGTCCTGGCTCACCCACCGCGCAGACTGGAATGATCTACCTGCTCTGATGGAAACTTTAACGACACCTGGCACAGAATCCGTCAAGGCCATCGCAAGAATTCCCTGCTCCTAA
- a CDS encoding APC family permease, which yields MNEAPHSRPGVSLLTATAIVVANMIGTGVFTSLGYQVGGLPSGFAIVILWTIGGVCAFCGALAYGELAAAFPRSGGEYHFLSRIFHPSVGFVAGWLSSTVGFAAPIALAAMAFGKYYTGIFPGASALHLSIAVSVAVTIIHMFGIHVASKFQNMATWGKVTLILIFIVAGMLLAERQPVSFLPTVGDGTLITSKSFAISLVFVMYSYAGWNAATYITGEIRDPARNVPKAIALGTGLVTLLYVALNGVFLYAAPLSSLEGKNEVGHVAADFIFGKLGGNLMSGLICLGLVSSISAMTWVGPRVTMAMGQDLVLLRPFAKKSAGGVPIVALLFQICIVVTLLKTSSFEPVLKYVQFSIQLCSFATVLGLIVLRWRQPDLPRPVRCWGYPITPLLFLGISLWMLAFLLWESPKESLAGLGTILVGLLLYALSPKEKFPSA from the coding sequence ATGAATGAAGCTCCCCACTCACGCCCAGGTGTTTCCCTTTTGACTGCCACAGCCATCGTTGTGGCGAATATGATCGGTACTGGGGTCTTCACGAGTCTCGGTTATCAAGTCGGTGGTCTGCCTTCCGGCTTTGCCATCGTCATATTATGGACCATTGGAGGGGTGTGTGCTTTTTGTGGTGCCCTCGCTTACGGAGAACTGGCTGCCGCTTTCCCTAGATCTGGCGGAGAGTATCACTTCCTATCGCGGATATTTCATCCTTCGGTGGGTTTCGTCGCAGGCTGGCTTTCTTCCACAGTCGGGTTTGCAGCCCCCATCGCTTTAGCGGCGATGGCTTTCGGCAAATACTACACGGGAATTTTTCCTGGGGCCTCCGCTTTGCATCTTTCGATAGCTGTCAGCGTGGCGGTGACTATCATTCACATGTTCGGCATCCATGTGGCCTCGAAATTTCAAAACATGGCCACCTGGGGAAAGGTCACCCTGATCCTCATTTTCATTGTTGCAGGAATGCTACTGGCAGAAAGACAGCCTGTGAGCTTCCTACCCACAGTGGGAGATGGCACCTTGATCACCAGCAAGTCATTCGCCATCAGTCTGGTCTTTGTCATGTACTCTTATGCAGGCTGGAATGCAGCGACGTACATCACGGGCGAGATTCGTGATCCTGCGCGTAACGTCCCCAAAGCTATTGCTCTGGGCACAGGACTGGTAACTTTGCTGTATGTAGCCCTGAACGGCGTTTTTTTGTATGCGGCACCCCTGAGCTCCCTGGAAGGAAAAAACGAGGTCGGTCATGTGGCGGCAGATTTCATCTTTGGCAAACTTGGGGGCAATCTGATGTCAGGGTTGATCTGTCTCGGACTCGTTTCCAGCATCAGCGCCATGACATGGGTGGGACCGCGAGTCACCATGGCCATGGGCCAAGATCTAGTACTGCTACGTCCCTTTGCCAAAAAATCTGCGGGCGGAGTTCCCATTGTCGCCTTGCTATTTCAGATCTGCATCGTGGTGACATTGCTCAAGACTTCAAGCTTCGAGCCCGTACTCAAATACGTGCAGTTCAGCATTCAGCTTTGCTCCTTTGCCACCGTGCTTGGGCTCATCGTACTGCGGTGGAGACAGCCTGACTTGCCACGCCCGGTGCGCTGCTGGGGATACCCCATCACACCGCTTCTCTTTTTG
- a CDS encoding segregation/condensation protein A, producing the protein MEDKDYKVKLEIFEGPLDLLLYLIKKDEIDIYDVSIGRITKQYLDYINTFKMLNIEVASEFIVMAANLMYLKSRELLPQTQQPPDEDADEEDPRWELIRQLVEYKKFKDVAQFLGTQEVKADEFFATTPELPDLSAPAPDVVGQVGIFDLIRAFQKVLKRFENSTDIREIVSDRYSVADKIEHLLEAIPMGERVRFDSLFSSAASRVEVIVTFLAMLELMKLNHLMVEQEQMLGDIVVIRPVL; encoded by the coding sequence GTGGAAGACAAGGATTACAAGGTCAAATTGGAAATTTTCGAGGGCCCCCTCGACCTACTGCTGTATCTCATCAAGAAGGATGAGATTGATATCTATGACGTGTCCATCGGGCGCATCACGAAGCAGTACCTCGACTACATCAACACCTTCAAGATGCTGAACATCGAGGTGGCCAGTGAGTTCATCGTCATGGCCGCGAACTTGATGTATCTTAAAAGTCGCGAGCTTCTTCCTCAGACTCAGCAGCCTCCAGATGAAGATGCGGATGAGGAAGATCCGCGCTGGGAACTCATTCGCCAGTTGGTGGAATACAAAAAGTTCAAAGACGTGGCTCAGTTCCTGGGAACCCAGGAAGTCAAAGCCGACGAGTTTTTTGCCACCACCCCCGAATTACCCGACCTCAGTGCGCCCGCACCGGACGTGGTGGGTCAGGTCGGCATTTTTGACCTCATTCGCGCCTTTCAAAAGGTGCTGAAGCGTTTTGAAAACTCCACGGACATTCGAGAAATCGTCAGCGACCGCTACAGTGTTGCGGACAAGATCGAGCACCTCCTAGAAGCGATTCCCATGGGAGAGAGGGTAAGATTTGACTCCCTTTTTAGCTCCGCGGCCAGCCGAGTGGAGGTCATCGTTACCTTCCTCGCAATGCTTGAATTGATGAAGCTGAATCATCTTATGGTGGAGCAGGAACAGATGCTGGGAGACATCGTCGTGATACGACCTGTGCTATGA
- a CDS encoding L,D-transpeptidase family protein: MKLKTFWILLSVAVVLAFFGAKPAQTMCIDCTFAPSLPGVSTWLSSPSTMKLPYPPPPSPEEWRLLKPDERLKHTRERVLEPLTQELMERDLQLGASTFLRVFKESRELELWLESQRGWKLFRKYPIAAMSGALGPKLKEGDGQAPEGFYGVTKSRLNPGSSFHLSFNIGYPNAYDVMQGRTGSFIMVHGGEVSIGCFAMTDPLIEEIYLIVQAALTNGQDEVPVHVFPFPVTEERLAAESKNAANAFWQELRPGYEAFERNHTPPTIEVQKGCYVLQP; this comes from the coding sequence ATGAAACTCAAAACCTTCTGGATTCTACTTTCGGTGGCGGTGGTGTTGGCCTTTTTCGGTGCAAAGCCTGCCCAGACGATGTGCATTGATTGCACTTTCGCCCCTTCGCTGCCAGGAGTCTCCACTTGGTTAAGCAGCCCCAGCACGATGAAACTCCCCTACCCTCCACCGCCCTCTCCTGAGGAGTGGCGCCTGCTCAAGCCTGATGAAAGACTGAAACACACACGTGAGAGAGTCCTCGAACCATTGACTCAAGAGTTGATGGAACGGGACCTTCAGCTTGGCGCTTCCACTTTCTTGCGAGTTTTCAAAGAGAGCCGTGAATTGGAACTCTGGCTGGAATCTCAACGTGGATGGAAGCTTTTTCGCAAGTATCCAATCGCCGCTATGTCTGGAGCGTTAGGTCCTAAGTTGAAAGAAGGCGACGGGCAGGCACCGGAGGGATTTTACGGAGTCACCAAGTCTCGACTAAATCCAGGCAGTAGCTTTCATTTGTCGTTTAATATTGGTTATCCAAATGCCTACGATGTCATGCAGGGCCGCACGGGCAGCTTCATCATGGTGCATGGTGGTGAGGTGAGCATCGGCTGCTTTGCCATGACAGATCCTTTGATTGAGGAGATCTATTTGATCGTGCAGGCGGCTTTGACCAACGGACAAGATGAGGTGCCCGTGCATGTCTTTCCTTTCCCTGTCACTGAGGAGCGTTTAGCTGCGGAGTCGAAGAATGCGGCTAATGCTTTTTGGCAAGAATTGAGACCCGGGTATGAAGCCTTCGAGCGAAACCACACCCCACCGACTATCGAAGTCCAAAAAGGATGTTATGTTTTGCAGCCGTGA
- a CDS encoding c-type cytochrome domain-containing protein, whose translation MRWSLPFFFTLTSLSAIQADTQSAMRVLRDECLGCHKPGKAKGGLLLTTREKMLIGGDNGTSVVPGKPAESPLYQLVLEEADPHMPPKKQLGKEQIAALQSWIQAGAAWDAAVFDELPKPSPVALSPLPAAYQPVLALAISPDEKRLAIAAGSRVHLHDLTQPQNPRMGSLSGHDETVQSVIWTADGKTVITGGFRQIKLWDAATQQSQGEIRANFVGNLTALALTNDQRTLFASDGEPGGAGFIHRVDLTEKKIIATWKAHDDTIYSLKLSPTGQSLASAAADKLARLWNVADGKLISSYEGHTNHVLSVAFNQDATQLATAGADREIKVWDVKSREQDVTLGDKKTVFTALAWTPDGKALVAITDKGSGSIYTELKKHDGAQRSDTAKQTKLNSTGNMLYSVAITGDAKKIFAGGDEGKVWLWDGAGKQTGSIAP comes from the coding sequence ATGCGCTGGTCCTTGCCCTTTTTCTTCACCCTGACTTCCCTCTCTGCAATCCAGGCGGATACGCAGAGCGCCATGCGTGTCCTGAGAGATGAATGCCTGGGCTGTCACAAGCCAGGCAAGGCCAAAGGGGGGCTGCTGCTGACCACGCGTGAGAAAATGCTTATTGGCGGGGACAACGGCACCTCTGTGGTGCCTGGCAAGCCCGCCGAAAGCCCGCTCTATCAACTGGTGCTAGAAGAGGCGGACCCCCACATGCCGCCCAAGAAGCAGCTTGGCAAAGAACAGATCGCGGCGCTGCAAAGCTGGATCCAAGCGGGTGCGGCGTGGGATGCAGCGGTGTTTGATGAACTGCCCAAACCCTCTCCAGTGGCTTTGTCCCCCCTACCCGCTGCTTACCAGCCAGTGCTCGCCCTAGCCATATCTCCGGATGAAAAGCGACTGGCTATCGCGGCGGGCTCACGCGTGCATTTGCATGATTTGACTCAGCCGCAGAATCCACGAATGGGCAGTCTCAGCGGTCACGATGAAACGGTGCAATCCGTGATTTGGACGGCCGATGGGAAAACGGTGATTACGGGAGGTTTTCGCCAAATCAAGCTCTGGGACGCGGCTACCCAGCAAAGCCAAGGGGAGATACGTGCAAATTTTGTCGGCAATCTGACTGCGCTCGCCCTAACAAATGATCAACGCACGCTCTTCGCCTCTGATGGAGAACCGGGTGGAGCGGGCTTCATCCACCGTGTGGACCTCACGGAGAAGAAAATCATCGCCACGTGGAAAGCCCATGATGACACCATCTACTCCCTGAAACTTTCCCCCACGGGCCAAAGCCTAGCCAGTGCGGCAGCAGACAAACTCGCCCGACTTTGGAATGTGGCAGATGGCAAGCTCATCTCCAGTTATGAAGGCCATACGAATCATGTTCTTTCCGTCGCGTTCAACCAAGATGCCACCCAACTGGCCACAGCGGGAGCAGATCGAGAGATCAAGGTCTGGGACGTTAAAAGTCGGGAACAGGATGTGACTTTGGGCGATAAAAAAACAGTTTTTACAGCGCTAGCATGGACACCCGATGGCAAGGCCCTCGTGGCCATCACGGATAAAGGCAGCGGTAGCATTTATACGGAACTAAAAAAGCACGACGGAGCACAGAGGAGTGATACGGCTAAACAGACCAAACTCAACAGCACCGGAAACATGCTGTACAGCGTGGCCATCACGGGCGATGCCAAAAAGATCTTCGCCGGCGGCGATGAAGGAAAAGTCTGGCTGTGGGATGGTGCAGGGAAGCAAACGGGCAGCATTGCACCGTGA